From Corynebacterium aquatimens:
CCGCGTTGAGGATGATTCTGTGCGCCGCGAGCTCGAGCAGCTGTGCGACCAAATGGTTTCCCCGGTGCGCGTAAAACAATCAACGAAGCTTTCCGCTCGTGAGCTGGACGTTCTGTCCTGTGTGGCACTAGGTCACACCAACGTTGAAGCAGCGGAAGAAATGGGTATCGGTGCGGAAACCGTTAAGTCCTACCTGCGCAGCGTGATGCGTAAGCTCGGTGCCCACACTCGCTATGAAGCGGTGAATGCGGCGCGGCGTATCGGCGCGCTCCCGTAATGTTTTCCAGTACCCTTGGCAAGCGTGAAGGAACGCTTTCTGGTCACTGGTGGAAACCCGCTTCACGGCGCAGTGCGTGTCGTTGGGGCGAAAAACAGCGTGCTGAAACTCATGGCCGCGGCTCTGCTCGCGGAGGGCACGACCACGCTGAATAATTGCCCGGAAATCCTTGATGTCCCGCTCATGCGGTCGGTGCTGGAGGGGCTTGGATGCGCCGTCGAGATTGATGGCTCTGTCGTGCGTATCACGACTCCGGCGCAGATTTCCTCGCTTGCTGATTTTGATGCGGTGCGGCAGTTCCGTGCGTCGGTATGCGTGCTTGGCCCGCTGACCGCGCGCTGCGGTGAGGCGAAGGTTGCGCTGCCGGGCGGCGATGCGATTGGTAACCGCCCACTGGATATGCACCAGTCGGGCTTGGAGAAGCTTGGCGCCACCACTCACATCGAACACGGCGCTGTAGTGGCCCGTGCGGAAAAACTCACGGGTGCGAAAATCAACCTCGATTTTCCTTCGGTTGGCGCGACCGAAAATATTCTTACGGCAGCAGTACTTGCCGACGGCACGACGACCCTGGACAACGCCGCCCGCGAACCAGAAATCGTCGATCTGTGTGAGATGCTCAACCAGATGGGGGCGAAGATTAGCGGTGCGGGGACGTCCACGTTGGTGATTGAGGGCGTCGATAAGCTTGAGCCCACGGAACACACCGTCGTGGGCGACCGAATCGTCGCTGGTACGTGGGCGTATGCGGCGGCAATGACCCAAGGCGACGTGACGGTTGGCGGGATTGCGCCGCGCCACTTGCACCTGGCCTTGTCGAAGCTGAAGACCGCAGGCGCGAACGTGGAAACCTATGAATCCGGCTTCCGCGTGCGGATGGATGGCCGCGCGAAGGCGGTTGACTACCAGACCTTGCCGTTCCCGGGATTCCCCACGGACCTCCAGCCCATGGCCATCGCGCTTAACGCGGTTGCGGAGGGAACCTCCGTGATTACGGAGAACGTTTTTGAATCTCGCTTCCGCTTTGTTGATGAGATGCTTCGGCTTGGTGCCGACGCGACCGTTGATGGCCACCATGTTGTCCTTCGCGGGGTGGAGCAGCTGTCGTCGACCGAGGTCTGGTCTTCCGACATCCGCGCCGGCGCCGGCCTTGTTCTCGCTGGTCTGGTGGCTGACGGCGACACCGTCGTCCATGACGTCGCGCACATTGACCGCGGCTACCCGCACTTCGTCGAGGACCTCACATCGCTTGGTGCGTCCATTTCCCGCGTCAGCTAATCGCTTCGCGCGAAAAACCGCAGGTAAACGCATGCTTTACGACGGATCCCCACCCCTTTTCCCCATTTAACCCGAAACACGTCCAAGAAACCGCGTAAAAACGGGGTGTGAGCAGGGAATTTGTGTTGTGCGTGGACGGTGTGTAACTTAGTTCAAGTCAGCGCGACCGACAACGCCTCGCCGACTGGCCCGAGAAAACATCGGGAGTTCGGTTTTAAAGAGTGGCGGTAGGAAAACGAGTGTTGGCAAGACTCTCACTTAAGACTTCATTATGAGGCGAGTTTGACTCCGCTTCATGTGAGTGTGTAGGGTCATCCAAGCTGCTTGATCGGATTGCTTGTGTGGTTCGGTGGGTGTGCGTGTGTTGTGTGAGAACTCGATAGTGTGCCAATTGTTTTGTTTGGATTGGTTTGTGTGATTGGCTGCATGCTTTTTTGTGTGTGGTGTGTGCTGGTTGCTGCGGCGTGAACCTTTGATGGCGTCGTGGTGTTCTGGTTGGTTGCATGGGCTGATTGGATTTTGTTGTGTTCTGGTTTTTCCTCGTCGGATGCGGGATGCAACGTTGATGCTGTGACTGCGCATGTTTTTGTGTGTGTGGTTGTGGTGTTTGGTAATTTTTGGATTTTTTTATGAGCCAGTTCATGCTTCCGGCGGCTGAGTGTTGTTGGTTGTTGGTTGTGTGGGTGGTTTGTTTTGGTTGGGTTTTGGGCTTTTCACGGCCTGTTTCACTTTGTTTGTTGAAACTTTTTTGTGGAGAGTTTGATCCTGGCTCAGGATGAACGCTGGCGGCGTGCTTAACACATGCAAGTCGAACGGAAAGGCTCAAGCTTGCTTGGGTACTCGAGTGGCGAACGGGTGAGTAACACGTGGGTGATCTGCCCTGCACTTTGGGATAAGCCTGGGAAACTGGGTCTAATACCGGATAGGACCATCGTTTAGTGTCGGTGGTGGAAAGTTTTTCGGTGTGGGATGAGCTCGCGGCCTATCAGCTTGTTGGTGGGGTAATGGCCTACCAAGGCGTCGACGGGTAGCCGGCCTGAGAGGGTGTACGGCCACATTGGGACTGAGATACGGCCCAGACTCCTACGGGAGGCAGCAGTGGGGAATATTGCACAATGGGCGCAAGCCTGATGCAGCGACGCCGCGTGGGGGATGACGGCCTTCGGGTTGTAAACTCCTTTCGCCAAGGACGAAGAGGAATTGACGGTACTTGGATAAGAAGCACCGGCTAACTACGTGCCAGCAGCCGCGGTAATACGTAGGGTGCGAGCGTTGTCCGGAATTACTGGGCGTAAAGAGCTCGTAGGTGGTTTGTCGCGTCGTTTGTGGAATACCGCAGCTTAACTGTGGGGTTGCAGGCGATACGGGCATAACTTGAGTGCTGTAGGGGAGACTGGAATTCCTGGTGTAGCGGTGAAATGCGCAGATATCAGGAGGAACACCGATGGCGAAGGCAGGTCTCTGGGCAGTAACTGACGCTGAGGAGCGAAAGCATGGGTAGCGAACAGGATTAGATACCCTGGTAGTCCATGCCGTAAACGGTGGGCGCTAGGTGTGAGTCCCTTCCACGGGGTTCGTGCCGTAGCTAACGCATTAAGCGCCCCGCCTGGGGAGTACGGCCGCAAGGCTAAAACTCAAAGGAATTGACGGGGGCCCGCACAAGCGGCGGAGCATGTGGATTAATTCGATGCAACGCGAAGAACCTTACCTGGGCTTGACATACACCGGATCGGGCTAGAGATAGTCTTTCCCTTGTGGCTGGTGTACAGGTGGTGCATGGTTGTCGTCAGCTCGTGTCGTGAGATGTTGGGTTAAGTCCCGCAACGAGCGCAACCCTTGTCTTATGTTGCCAGCACGTGATGGTGGGGACTCATGAGAGACTGCCGGGGTTAACTCGGAGGAAGGTGGGGATGACGTCAAATCATCATGCCCCTTATGTCCAGGGCTTCACACATGCTACAATGGTCGGTACAACGCGCAGCTTCCCTGTGAGGGGGTGCGAATCGCTGAAAGCCGGTCGTAGTTCGGATTGGGGTCTGCAACTCGACCCCATGAAGTCGGAGTCGCTAGTAATCGCAGATCAGCAACGCTGCGGTGAATACGTTCCCGGGCCTTGTACACACCGCCCGTCACGTCATGAAAGTTGGTAACACCCGAAGCCAGTGGCCCAAACGTGTTAGGGAGCTGTCGAAGGTGGGATCGGCGATTGGGACGAAGTCGTAACAAGGTAGCCGTACCGGAAGGTGCGGCTGGATCACCTCCTTTCTAAGGAGCTTTATTATTTTTGTGTGCATCACCGCTTCAAGTCCTGTTGGTTGCAGGCTGGTGCGTGGTGTGTGGGTGGTTGAGTACCCGACTGTGGTGCTGCCAACCCGTATTTGTTTATGAAATCCAGGTGGATGCACGTTCATGCTCGTAGCCGGTAATGGTGGCTACGGTTGTACACGCACAGTTAAGTGTGTGTGGTTGTTATGCAAGCTTTGTGTTCAGGCGGAATGGTTGGCATGCTGTTGGGTGTCTGGGGCAGCACACCACCTTGTGTGGTGGTTGTTTCGTGGCACATCATGTGGCTTCACGATGGTTGTTGTGGGGTTGTGTGGTGTGTGTGGTGTGTGAGAACTGGATAGTGGACGCGAGCATACTTTGTTTTGTGTGTGTTTGAGTGTGTATCTGATTGTGTGTTGTGGGTTGTCTTGTTCATGTGTTTTGTTAAGGGCGCATGGTGGATGCCTTGGCATGCTGAGCCGATGAAGGACGTGTCTGGCTGCGTTAATCCTTGGGGAGTTGCCGTGTAAGCGTTGATCCGAGGGTGTCCGAATGGGGAAACCTAGCACCGGTTGTGTGGTGTTACCTGCAAGTGAATTCATAGCTTGTGTGGGGGTGACGTAGGGAAGTGAAACATCTCAGTACCTACAGGAGAAGAAAACAATTGTGATTCCGTGTGTAGTGGCGAGCGATAGCGGATGAGGCTAAACCGTGTGCGTGTGATACCTGGCAGGGGTTGCGTGTGCGGGGTTGTGGGGTGTGATTGTCACTTACTGCCATAAGTGGGTGTGCGTGGTGTGGTTAAGCGGAATCGTTTGGGATGACGAACTGGAAAAGGTGATCAGTCCTGTACGTGATGGCCATGCTGCGTGTGCTGGTTGTATCCCCGAGTAGCAGCGGGCTCGTGGAATCTGCTGTGAATCTGCCGGGACCACCCGGTAAGCCTAAATACTCAGTGTGACCGATAGCGGATGAGTACCGTGAGGGAATGGTGAAAAGTACCCCGGGAGGGGAGTGAAAGAGTTCCTGAAACTGTGTGTCTACAATCCGTCAGAGCACCTCTTTGTGTGTGATGGCGTGCCTTTTGAAGAATGAGCCTGCGAGTTAGCGGCATGTCGCGAGGTTAACCCGTGTGGGGTAGCCGTAGGGAAACCGAGTCCATGAGGCGTGTTAGTGGCGTGTTCTAGACCCGAAGCGGGGTGATCTACCCATGGCCAGTGTGAAGCAGCTGTAAGAGGTTGTGGAGGCGCGAACCCACGTAGGTTGAAAACTGCGGGGATGAGTTGTGGGTAGGGGTGAAAGGCCAATCAAACTCCGTGATAGCTGGTTCTCCCCGAAATGTATTTAGGTACAGCGTCGCATGGAGCATGCCGGAGGTAGAGCTACTGGTTGGTTGAGCGGGACTATCATCTTAGCAATGTCAGCCAAACTCCGAATGCCGGTTATGTGTGTGCGGCAGTGAGACTGTGGGGGATAAGCTTCATAGTCGAAAGGGAAACAGCCCAGATCGCCGGTTAAGGCCCCTAAGGGTGTACTAAGTGGAAAAGGATGTGTAATCGCGATGACAGCCAGGAGGTTGGCTTAGAAGCAGCCACCCTTGAAAGAGTGCGTAATAGCTCACTGGTCGAGTGGTTGCGCGCCGACAATTCAGTGGGGCTGAAGTACACCGCCGAAGCCGCGGCAAGTCGTATGACTTGGGTAGGGGAGCGTCGTGTGTGGGGTGAAGCAGTATCGTAAGGGGCTGTGGACTGCATACGAGTGAGAATGCAGGCATGAGTAACGAATGATACGTGAGAATCGTATCCGCTGGATGACTAAGGGTTCCTGGGTCAAGTTCGTCTTCCCAGGGTGAGTCGGGTCCTAAGGCGAGGCCGACAGGCGTAGTCGATGGTCAACGGGTTGATATTCCCGTACCCGTACCACACCGCAAGGATTGAATCAGTGATACTAACCACCCTGACCATCTGCCATGGTGCTCTTTGAGTACCAGGTGGGTGTGATGCGTGGGGCCTGAACTGGTAGTAGGTCAGTGATGGGGTGACACAGGTTGGTAGCACCGCCCCTTAGTGGATTGGGGTGCAAGCGTGTGGCATATCGGTGAGGTAAATCCCGCCGTGTATATATGTGAGGCGTGATGCGGAAGGCGAAAGGGCCTTTAAAGGGTGTGATCCTGTACTGTCGAGAAAAGCCTCTAGCGATGGGGTGGTACGGCCCGTACCCGAAACCGACACAGGTAGTCAGGTAGAGAATACTCAAGCGGTCGGGTGAACTGTGGTTAAGGAACTCGGCAAATTACCCCCGTAACTTCGGGAGAAGGGGGGCCATATCTGGTGATCTGAACATGCGTTGGTGAGCTGGATGTGGCCGCAGAAAACAGAGGGGAGCGACTGTTTATCAAAAACACAGGTCCGTGCGAAGACGTTGAAGTTGATGTATACGGACTGACGCCTGCCCGGTGCTGGAAGGTTAAGAGGACCTGTTAGGTAGTTTTACCGAAGCGGAGAATTTAAGCCCCAGTAAACGGCGGTGGTAACTATAACCATCCTAAGGTAGCGAAATTCCTTGTCGGGTAAGTTCCGACCTGCACGAATGGCGTAACGACTCCCCTGCTGTCTCAACCACAGGCCCGGTGAAATTGCACTACGAGTAAAGATGCTCGTTTCGCGCGGCAGGACGAAAAGACCCCGGGACCTTCACTATAGCTTGGTATTGGTGTTTACTGCGGTTTGTGTAGCATAGGTGGGAGACTATGAAACGCTCACGCCAGTGGGTGTGGAGTCACAATGTGAAATACCACTCTGACCGTAGTGGATGTCTTAACCTTGGCCCATGATCTGGGTTGGGGACAGTGCCTGGTGGGTAGTTTAACTGGGGCGGTTGCCTCCCAAAATGTAACGGAGGCGCCCAAAGGTTCCCTCAGCCTGGTTGGCAATCAGGTGTTTAGAGTGTAAGTGCACAAGGGAGCTTGACTGCGAGACCTACAAGTCGAGCAGGGACGAAAGTCGGGACTAGTGATCCGGCACCTACTTGTGGATGTGGTGTCGCTCAACGGATAAAAGGTACCCCGGGGATAACAGGCTGATCTTCCCCAAGAGTCCATATCGACGGGATGGTTTGGCACCTCGATGTCGGCTCGTCGCATCCTGGGGCTGGAGTAGGTCCCAAGGGTTGGGCTGTTCGCCCATTAAAGCGGCACGCGAGCTGGGTTCAGAACGTCGTGAGACAGTTCGGTCTCTATCCGCCGCGCGCGTTGAAACTTGAGAAAAGCTGTCCCTAGTACGAGAGGACCGGGACGGACGTACCTCTAGTGTGCCAGTTGTTCCGCCAGGAGCACAGCTGGTTGGCTACGTACGGAAGGGATAACCGCTGAAAGCATCTAAGCGGGAAGCCTGTTTCAAGATGAGGTTTCATTAAGGTGCCCAGAAGACTACTGGGTTGATAGGCCAGAGCTGGACACACCGCAATGTGTGAAGGCGACTGGTACTAATACACCAAAAAACACAAACAAACCCCCAACACAAACACGTCAGGGGCACACCAAACAAAAACACGCAAACCTCTCGTATGCAACGCGTCCACTACCCGGTCACTGACACACCACAAACACAAAACATTAAAGCCCCAAAAACGTGTCGGTGGTAATAGCAGTGGGGACACGCCCGGTCCCATTCCGAACCCGGAAGCTAAGCCCACCAGCGCTGATGGTACTGCACCCGGGAGGGTGTGGGAGAGTAAGTCACCGCCGACCAACAAACAACAACAACAACAAAATAAAACAAACAAACAAACGAATAAGCACAGCGCCCGTCGACAAGGATGCCACCCAGCACCCACCACGACGGGCGCTTCACTATCCCAAAAAACCCGCCGAAACCCGGGCACCGTCCGTTGCGTAGGATGGTTGACGCTAGAACAATGCGTGCAGGACAAAAAGACGGAGGTAGTCGAGTGGGTAGGCATGAGCGGATTGAGGACGATCCAATTATTGACGCAGGCGTGGCTCGCTCGGCGCAGGAACCTGCGGGTCGTCGCGCGGCCGCTCGGGCCGTGGACCTGGTGAAAACCTACGGGAAGGGCGACACCACTGTGTATGCCCTGAACGGTATCAACGTGGAGTTCATGGCGAATGAGTTCACGGCGATTATGGGACCGTCGGGAAGCGGAAAATCAACGCTGATGCACACGATGGCCGGCCTGGATTCGTTCACGTCCGGATCGGCATTCATCGGAGATACTGACCTGTCCACGTTGAAGGACAAGGAGCTGACGGACCTGCGTCGTGACCGGCTGGGTTTCATTTTCCAATCGTTCAACTTGGTGCCTACGCTCACGGCGGCGGAGAACATCACGCTGCCGACGGATATCGCGGGCGGCAAGATCGACAAAGCGTGGTTCAACGAGATCACGAAGCGCTTGGGCCTGTCCAATCGCCTGAGCCACCGCCCGGCGGAGCTTTCGGGTGGTCAGCAGCAGCGCGTCGCATGCGCGCGTGCGTTGGTGAGCAAGCCGGAGATCATTTTCGGCGATGAGCCCACGGGTAATCTTGATTCGAATTCGTCTCGCGAGGTGCTCGACATCTTGCGCACCGCTGTCGACCGCGACGGCCAGACGGTGGTGATTGTGACGCATGACGCGCGCGCGGCGTCGTACGCGGATCGCGTGGTGTTCCTCGCCGACGGCCAGATCGTCAATGAGATGCGCGAGCCCACCATGGAGAAAATCCTCGCCACGATGTCCGGAATCGAGGGCTAATGGGCGCGCTGACCAAGGTTTCTTTACGTAACGTCGGCGCCCACAAGTTGCGGCTGGCACTAACGGTGCTCGCTGTCGTGTTGGGCACGGCGTTCATTTCCGGTTCCATGATGTTCACAAACATGTTGGAGCGCACGTTTGACTCCGCGGTGTCCAACACTTTCAGCGGGGTGGACGCAGCGGTGGAGCCCGCGGAAAATCAGGTCGCGGTGCCAGTGAAGACCGTCGATAAGATGAGGCAAAGCCCGCTTATCGACGACATCAATATCATCGATTCGGTCACCGTCGTGGTTGCACGTGAGGACTTGGAGCCGGTGCAAACCGGTGGTGCCTCGCAGGTGAGCGTCTACTATCCAGAGGACCGCAGCGCGCGCGAACCGCTCACACTGACCGAGGGCGCCGCGCCAAAGGGGGCTAAGCAGGCGATCATCAACGCTGACGGAGCGTTAAAGCATGGGATCTCGGTTGGGGACGAGATCATCGTCGTCGATACGCAAACGCGCCATACGTTTACCGTCGTGGGCCTCTATGAGGATGAGCTTGGTACGTCTGGCGGGCTAAAGCTGCTTATCGACGAACCCACGTACCTAGACTTCTACTCCCCGCGTGAGGGGTACCCGAGCCTGGCGGTTTCGGCGGTGGAAGGCACGACGTCTGCGCAGTTGGTGAGTGAGCTGCGCGGCGAATTCCCCGATTTAAAGATCGAAGAAGGTCAGGTCGTGGCGGACCGGATCTCAAAGGAGATCCGCAACGCGTTATCGTTCATCAGCTACTTCCTCATCGCGTTCGGTCTGGTGGGTCTGCTCGTGGGCACGTTCTTGATTGCCAACACGTTCTCTATGATCGTGGCGCAGCGGACGAAGGAATTCGCGTTGCTGCGAGCACTGGGTGCGGCGCAGCGGCAGATTACGCGGTCGGTCGTTGTAGAAGCGGTCATCGTCGGTGTGATTGGTTCAGCGGTGGGCGTCGTTGCAGGCCTTGGCATCGTCTCGCTGATCCGAGCGATCATGGAGCGCCAAGGCGCGGAGCTGCCCGGAGCCGGCCTGGGATTGTCCTGGGACGCGGTGGTAATTCCGATACTGGTGGGCTTGGTAGTGACTGTTCTGTCCGCGTGGGCGCCAGCGCGTCGCGCGGGTCGGGTGCAGCCGGTCGAGGCGATGCGCTCCAGTGAAGCCGCGGCGCCGCAACCGTTGAAGGTCCGGACGATTATCGGGGCGATCCTCTTGGCCGCGGGGGCTGCGTTCGTGGCGTGGGGTGTTTCCTGGGAGGACGGCTCGACGGGTAACCGGGCATCGTTGGTGGGTGTCGCGGCGGTGTGCGTGATCGTCGGGCTGTTCCTCGCGGGGCCGGCGCTCTCACTGCCGATCGTGCCTGGCTTGGGGCGCGTACTTGGAGCGCCGTTTGGCGCTGTGGGGTCGTTGGCTGCGACGAACTCGAAGCGCAACCCGCGGCGCGTTGCGGCGACGGCGTTTGCGCTCATGCTGGGCATCGCTCTGGTCACGGTCATTGGCATGCTCGGGGCGACGATGCAGCGCAGCGTGGACGACGTTTTAGAAAACGAGGTTAACGCTGACTACGTCATGTACGGCCCGCAAATGGGATCGTTCCCGATTCCGGCTGATCTGCCCGAGCGCGTTGCCAAGGTGGACGGGGTGACAGACGTGATGTCCAACGCGAACGCCCCGCTCACCGTCAATGGCAAGTATGAGATTGGCTTCGGGGGCGAGGGCGTCTCCACGGTTTTGTCGGGTGACCCCGCCAAATTGCTCAAGCTTGACGTTGTCGAAGGCGTGTCCGATTTAAGCGGCGGCGGAGTGCTGATGAACGCCACTAAAGCCGAGGAAATGGGCGTCAAGGTGGGCCAGGAGGTGGAAATTGCTGCACCGGGGGTCTCGCCGAAGAAGGTGAAAGCACCCGTCGTCGGGTTGTTCGGGGACAGTAATATTCTCAGCGGTTGGGCGATCGCCGAACCGACAGCAAAGGACGTGCTGCCCCCACAGATGTTCATGGTCGCGATGGTCGGCGTGAACAATGACGGTTCGGTCACCGACGAACAACTGCGGATCAACCTGGAAAACGCGGTGAAGCAGGACATCGTCGTGCAGGTCTACACCGCGAAGGAAGTGGGCGGCGAGGCCTCGAAGTTCATCGACCAGATGTTGTCGATTCTGTATGCCCTGTTGTCCTTAGCCGTGGTGATCGCGATTCTGGGCATCGTCAACACGCTCACGCTGTCTGTCATTGAGAGGCGTCAGGAAATTGGCATGCTCCGTGCCGTCGGTACGCGACGCGGCCAAGTGCGCCGCATGATCGTTCTGGAAAGCGTTCAGATCGCGATCTTCGGCGCGCTTCTGGGCATTGTCACCGGCTTGATTCTGGGCTGGGCGTTCTTGACGGTGCTGAAGGACCAGGGCTTAGAAAACATCGCGATCCCGTGGACGATGCTGGCCGTCGTGCTTGTGTCCTCCGTGGTCGTGGGGCTTGTCGCCGCGGTCTGGCCGGCGGTGCGCGCTGCACGCACGCCACCGCTGGACGCGATCGTCGACGAAAACTAGCCGCGCCGCGCCAGCCGCCCGCCGCGGCTTCCTCGCCGGCTCAGCCCACTCCTACCCCGCGAATTCCGCCGGGAACACCTGCCCGCCGCCAATCACGGCGCCCAGCCAGGCGGCGAGGATGCCCAACGCGCCCGTCGCGAAGGCGTAGTGCATGAGCGCTGCATATTCGTTGCGTTGCGCCATCTGGCCGAGCTCCTTGGCCAAGGTCGACAGCGTCGAACACGAGCCAGCAAAACCCGCGCCGGCCACAGCGGGCCAGATCCCCGGCATGGTGCTGGCGAACCCGAAAACAGCGCACCCAATCATGTTGGCCGCCCACGTCCCAGCATGGGCGCTGGGTAGGTGGGTCAGCGCCCAGCGCGTGATGCCGCCAACGAACGCACCCGCACCCACCGCGACGAGGAGTACGACGGAATCCTCGTGGAACAGCCTAAAAAGTTCGATCTGGTCCATCATCGTGCTCGTCTCCTGCGCGCGTCGTTACCCTGAACCCACGCGATGACGCACGCGAACATGGTTGCCGCGATGTAGGCCGCGGCGCTGATGGGGTAGATCCGAGCGGCGGTGTGCGCGGGGGCGGAAAACGTCGAGAGACCACCCAAAAGCCCCTTGCCCCAGAAAGGCGGCGGGTCGAAAAGCCCCATCGCGTAACACGCCACGATGTTGATCGTCAGCGTGATGATGACTTCGGCGACAACGTTTAACGGAATCGCCGAGGTAAGCGTGAAGCGAACCAACGCGCCGAAAGAAGCGCCGACG
This genomic window contains:
- the murA gene encoding UDP-N-acetylglucosamine 1-carboxyvinyltransferase → MKERFLVTGGNPLHGAVRVVGAKNSVLKLMAAALLAEGTTTLNNCPEILDVPLMRSVLEGLGCAVEIDGSVVRITTPAQISSLADFDAVRQFRASVCVLGPLTARCGEAKVALPGGDAIGNRPLDMHQSGLEKLGATTHIEHGAVVARAEKLTGAKINLDFPSVGATENILTAAVLADGTTTLDNAAREPEIVDLCEMLNQMGAKISGAGTSTLVIEGVDKLEPTEHTVVGDRIVAGTWAYAAAMTQGDVTVGGIAPRHLHLALSKLKTAGANVETYESGFRVRMDGRAKAVDYQTLPFPGFPTDLQPMAIALNAVAEGTSVITENVFESRFRFVDEMLRLGADATVDGHHVVLRGVEQLSSTEVWSSDIRAGAGLVLAGLVADGDTVVHDVAHIDRGYPHFVEDLTSLGASISRVS
- a CDS encoding ABC transporter ATP-binding protein, with amino-acid sequence MGRHERIEDDPIIDAGVARSAQEPAGRRAAARAVDLVKTYGKGDTTVYALNGINVEFMANEFTAIMGPSGSGKSTLMHTMAGLDSFTSGSAFIGDTDLSTLKDKELTDLRRDRLGFIFQSFNLVPTLTAAENITLPTDIAGGKIDKAWFNEITKRLGLSNRLSHRPAELSGGQQQRVACARALVSKPEIIFGDEPTGNLDSNSSREVLDILRTAVDRDGQTVVIVTHDARAASYADRVVFLADGQIVNEMREPTMEKILATMSGIEG
- a CDS encoding ABC transporter permease, which gives rise to MGALTKVSLRNVGAHKLRLALTVLAVVLGTAFISGSMMFTNMLERTFDSAVSNTFSGVDAAVEPAENQVAVPVKTVDKMRQSPLIDDINIIDSVTVVVAREDLEPVQTGGASQVSVYYPEDRSAREPLTLTEGAAPKGAKQAIINADGALKHGISVGDEIIVVDTQTRHTFTVVGLYEDELGTSGGLKLLIDEPTYLDFYSPREGYPSLAVSAVEGTTSAQLVSELRGEFPDLKIEEGQVVADRISKEIRNALSFISYFLIAFGLVGLLVGTFLIANTFSMIVAQRTKEFALLRALGAAQRQITRSVVVEAVIVGVIGSAVGVVAGLGIVSLIRAIMERQGAELPGAGLGLSWDAVVIPILVGLVVTVLSAWAPARRAGRVQPVEAMRSSEAAAPQPLKVRTIIGAILLAAGAAFVAWGVSWEDGSTGNRASLVGVAAVCVIVGLFLAGPALSLPIVPGLGRVLGAPFGAVGSLAATNSKRNPRRVAATAFALMLGIALVTVIGMLGATMQRSVDDVLENEVNADYVMYGPQMGSFPIPADLPERVAKVDGVTDVMSNANAPLTVNGKYEIGFGGEGVSTVLSGDPAKLLKLDVVEGVSDLSGGGVLMNATKAEEMGVKVGQEVEIAAPGVSPKKVKAPVVGLFGDSNILSGWAIAEPTAKDVLPPQMFMVAMVGVNNDGSVTDEQLRINLENAVKQDIVVQVYTAKEVGGEASKFIDQMLSILYALLSLAVVIAILGIVNTLTLSVIERRQEIGMLRAVGTRRGQVRRMIVLESVQIAIFGALLGIVTGLILGWAFLTVLKDQGLENIAIPWTMLAVVLVSSVVVGLVAAVWPAVRAARTPPLDAIVDEN
- a CDS encoding FluC/FEX family fluoride channel — protein: MMDQIELFRLFHEDSVVLLVAVGAGAFVGGITRWALTHLPSAHAGTWAANMIGCAVFGFASTMPGIWPAVAGAGFAGSCSTLSTLAKELGQMAQRNEYAALMHYAFATGALGILAAWLGAVIGGGQVFPAEFAG
- a CDS encoding CrcB family protein, whose product is MLTNGFRDALAIGVGASFGALVRFTLTSAIPLNVVAEVIITLTINIVACYAMGLFDPPPFWGKGLLGGLSTFSAPAHTAARIYPISAAAYIAATMFACVIAWVQGNDARRRRAR